The Pseudoxanthomonas sp. Root65 sequence GGCACGTCGGGTGATGCGACCGGCACCGGCGGCGACGGCATGGGGACTGGCGGAGCCGGCTCCGGCACGGGCGGCGACGCGACCGCCAGCGGTGGCGCAGGCACCGGCACCGGCGGCGCAGGCGGCACGCTGACCGCGACCGCCGGCGACGGCGGCGACGGTGGCGATGCCAGCAATGGCGATGCCAGCAACGGTAGCGCATCCTCCACCGCCAGCAACGGCGATGCCACGGCCGGCAACGGCGCCAGTGGCGCGGTCGGTGCGACCGGCGGTGCCGGCGGCGTCGGCAACGGCGGCGATGGCATGGGTGGCGACGGCAACGGCGGCGTCGGCAACGGCGCGACCGGTGGCGCCGGTGGTGCAGGCGGTTCCGTCGCGGTCGATGCGGGCGCGTTCGACATGTCCAACAACATGACGAGCGTCGGCCAGTCGGCGGCCGGCATCATGGTCGCCGCGCAGAACAGCGGCATGGCCTCGCTGATCCAGCAGGGCATCACCGTCCAGGCCAACCTGACCGTCGGCCCGTAAGCGCTCCGCCGATGTCCCGGCCACCTTGGCCGGGACATCCCGCGTGGGCAACGGTGTCCTGCCAGTGCAGGACACCGCGGGGTCGCGCGGCGGACGCATGGCAAGGGAGCAATGACCATGCATACGCACCACCAGATCTGGCTGCGCGTCGCGGCCGGCGGGTGTTTCTTCGTCGCCGTCGGCGCGTGGGCCACGGACGAGGGAGCACCTCGCATCGCCACCGTGCCCGTATCCGACGTCGCGAATGGGGGCGCGGAACTGCCGGACATCGCCATCAGCGAACTCGGGCGGGCAGTCGCCATCGAGCGCCTTTCCGTCCTGCGCGGTGGCGACAGCCACGTGGTGGACAATCTGATCGACGTCGATGGTTCCGTGGATGGCAACACGGCGCACCACATCGTCAGCGGTTCCAACAGCATCGCCGACGGCGCCTTCAGCAACGCCAGCGGGATCAACACGGTTATCCAGAACACCGGCAGCAACGTGCTGATCCAGAACGCGATGATCGTGACGGTCGACTTTGCCGGCGGTCCGCAATGAAACGCAGCGTGCGGCGCGGGCGCTGGCTGGCGCACCTCGCACTGGCCTGCGCGTTCACCACGCTGGGCGGGGCCTCGGCCGCGACCAGCGACCTGCGCGTGCCCGGTGGCGCTTACAGCGTCCGCCTGACCAGCCTGAAGGAAGCGCGCTTCAAGACCACGCTGCCGCAACAGTACGACTTCAGCTGCGGCTCGGCGGCGACCGCGACGCTGCTGACGCACCAGTACGGGCATCCCGTCACCGAGGTGGACGTATTCGTGCAGATGTACAACAACGGCGACCAGGCGCGCATCCGCAAGGAAGGTTTCTCGCTGCTGGACATGCGTCGCTACCTGCGTTCGAAAGGATACGAAGCCGATGGCTTCGAACTGCCGCTGGACAAGCTGCAGCAGGAGAACGTGCCGGCGATCGTGCTGCTCAACGATCGCGGCTACCGGCACTTCGTGGTGGTGAAGGGGCTGCGGGATGGACGCGTGCTGCTCGGCGACCCCGCGCGTGGCACGCGCGCGATGCCGCGCTCGCGCTTCGAGGCGTTGTGGGACAACCGCGTGATGTTCGTGGTGCACAACCAGCGGGAGCGCGCCCGCTTCAACCAGGCCAGCGACTGGAAGACCGCACCTCCGGCGCCGCTCGACATGGGAATCCAGCGCGATGGCCTGCGCAACATCACCGTGCCGCGGCGCGGTCCGGGAGACATCTGACATGCATGCCAATCGACATCCGATGGGGCGCGCCATCCTGCTGGCCGTCATCCTGCTGGCGCCTGCCGGTGCACGCGGGCAGGGCGGCGACCTCGGCAGCGAATGGCAGCCGGTGGATCCCGGCCGGCTGGCGAACATGCGCGGCGGCTTCCAGATGCCGTCGGGCATGATGCTCTCGTTCGGCATCGAGCGCGTGGTGCTGGTCAACGGCGAACTGACGGCGCGCATCGCGGTCCAGATTCCCGATGTGGCGCGCATCACGCCGGAACAGGCGCAGGCCCTGGCCGACTTCAACCGCGGCCTCGTCGTGCAGATCGGCGACGGCAATCGCTTCGATCCCGCGCAGGTCGCCGGCGGCCTGGTCATCCAGAACACGCTCGATGATCAGGACATCCGCACGCTCACCCGCATCGACGTCGGCGTCGACACGCTGGGTGCCTACCAGAACCTCAACGCCAGCGGCGCGCTGACCGATGCGCTGGTCCGCGCACCCGGCGGTCCATGACGCACGCGTCGCGAACCTCGCACACGACAAGGGGAAGGACATGAAAGGGACGTCTCTGATGGACGTGGCACCGCTGGCACTGGCGGTCGGGCTGGGCGTGCATGCGGGGCAGGCGACCGCGCAGGAAGTGGCCGCACCCGCGACACCGCCCCCGCCGATCCCGACGCAGCCTTACGAGATCACCGCCGATGCGCGGCTGGACGCCCTGCAACGGCAGCTCAACGAGCAGACCCAGCGCCTGCAGCAGATGCGTGAGCTGATGCAGGCACAGGAGCAACAGATCTTCGGTCTGCAGAATGCGTTGAACGAGGAGATCCTCGCCAACGCGCGCGCACGTGGCGCGCCTGCGCCGGTGATCGTGCCATCGCTGAACCAAGCCCCGACGTTCCGCGATACCCCGGCGGGCGCGCCGGGCTACATTGTCGTCGGTCCGCAGCCGGCACCGGAACGTGCGGCGCCCGCAGAGGGAGCCGCTGCCGTCCATGACGCCACGCAGGTCGCGCAGGCCGGGGCGCCTCGCGGCACCCCATCTACGTCGAGCGCGCAGGCGCAATCACCGGCCGCGTCCGGCAGCGACGCGCAGACTCCGCAACGGGTAGGGCAGGCGCCGGAGAGTGACTCGCGGCCGCCGGAAGTGGCGCAGATCTTCGACCAGCCCGGCGTGCTGACGCCGAAGGGCAAGCTGGTGCTGGAACCGGCCATCCAGTACGGCTATTCGGCGAACGACCGCGTCGCGCTGGTCGGCTACACCATCATTCCGGCCATCCTGATCGGGCTGATCGATGTGCGGCAGGTGAAGACCACCACCGCGGTCGCCACGCTGACCGGGCGCTACGGCGTCAGCCGGCGCATGGAACTGGAAGCCAAGCTGCCCTATGTCTACATCCACAGCGATACCGTCAGTCGCGAGATCTTCACCGGTTCAGCGCAGGACCGCGTGTTCAATGCGCGCGGCAGCGGCATGGGCGACGTGGAGGTCACCGGGCGCTACCAGCTCAATCGTGGCGGCGCCGACAAGCCGTTCTACATCGCGTGGCTGCGCTACAAGAGCCGCACCGGGCGCGATCTGTTCGACGTCACCACCGATTGCGTGACCCGCTGCGTCGCCAATACCACCGGCACCGGCCTGCCGTTGGACCTGCCCACCGGCAGTGGCTTCAATGCGCTGCAACCCGGCATCACCTGGCTGTATCCCTCAGATCCAGTGGTGTTCTTCGGCAGCCTCAGCTATCTGCACAACTTCAAGCGCAGCGATGTGTCGCGGCGCGTGCTGGGCGGGCAGACCGAGTTCCTGGGCGACATCAAGGCCGGCGACATCCTCGGCTTCAACCTGGGCATGGGCCTGGCGCTCAACGAGAAGGCCGCCATCAGCATCGGCTACGACCAGAGCATCGTCGACAAGACCGAGCAGGACGGTGAAGAGGTCGCAGGCGCCGTACGCACGACCCTGGGCACGCTGTTGCTGGGCGGGACGTACCGCTTCAGCGACCGCATGTCGTTGAACGTCGCGCTCGGCGTGGGCGTCACCCGCGATACGCCGGACGTGACCTTCACCGCGCGCCTGCCGATCAACTTCTGACCTGTCAGGTCAGCTGGCCCGGCCCTGCCACCACAGCCACAGCGCCGCCGCGAGCATCAGCCATTCGGTTGCCGCCAGCAGCAGCGTGGTGGATTCCACCGGCCACCAGCGCAGCAGACTGACGCTGCGGTAGAGCACGATGGGCAGATACAGCGCGAGCGCCAGCACCAGGCCGGTACGCATCTGCTGGCTCCACGCAAGCCAGGCGAACAGGAACGCCAGGCCGAGTTGCAGGCCTCCGTAGATCGTCAGGTATTCCGTCTGGCCCGAGCGGCTGAGCGTCGTGTAGCCCAGTGCCGTGGCGGTGCGGGCAGGTGCGAACGTGCACCAGCCTGCCAGGAGCAGGTAGACCACTGCATTGAGATAGAGGTAGAAAGCCGTCATGGGAGGTCCCGGTAGGAATGCGTGCCTATCTCGCCGGGCGACTGGTGACGAGCCGGTGAACATGCGGAGAATCCCGACAACGCCGCGCGGTATGCGCCGATCCACCGCCACCTGTCATAACCGGATGCTGAGGGCTCCTTCCGAAGGAGCCTGCCGTGTCCCGATCCTCCTCCTGCGCAGGGCGCATCGTGCTGGCCTGTGTGCTCGTGGCCATGGGCAGCGCCACCTGGGGCAACGATCCCGTCCACAAATGCCGCGGTGCGGACGGGCAGTCGCACTACCAGTCGGCGCCGTGCGCATCGACACAGCGCACGGAATGGGTACGCGAGTACCCACCCGATCCACCGGCTCCCGTCGCCGCCGCGACGTCCACACGGGAAGCGCGTACGGCGCGACGCGCGGAAAGCCCACACAAGCCTAGCCGCACGGGAACTCGCCGCTCCAGCGCATCAGCCACCGGCGCGGTGATCTCGATGCATCGCGATGCCGCCGCCTGCGCGCGTGCGAAGAAGGCGCGCGACCAGACGTATGCCAGGCTCGGCCTGAAGCGGGACTTCGCGACCAGCCGAAAGCTGGACGACCGGGTCAATGCGGCCTGTCGTTGAAGGCGCAGCTCAGACCGTGCGCGAGAACCGGGAGGCGTCCGGCGCGGCCGCGGGCGCCAGGTAACGGTCGAAGCACATGGCGATCACCCGCAGCAGCAGCCGGCCTTTCGGCGTGGCCTGGAAGCCGACCCGCGTGAATGCCAGCAGGCCGTCGTCCGCCAGCGCCTGCAGGCGGGGCAGGGCATCGGCGAAGTACGTGGCGAAGTCGAGTCCGAACCGGTTGCCGATACGCGCATAGTCCAGTCGCCCGTGGCACATCAGTTCCTGTATCACTTCAGCGCGTATCACATCGTCGCGATCCAGTGGCATGCCACGCCACACCGGCAGCCTGCCGTCATCGATGGCCCGCTCCCACCCGGGGATGTCGCGCGGATTCTGGCTGAAGCTGTCGCCGACATGGCTGATCGCACTCACGCCGAAGCCGACCAGGTCGCTTTCGGCATGGGTGGTGTAGCCCATGAAGTTCCGGTGCAGGTCGCCACGCGCTTGCGCCCGTGCCAGGTCGTCGCCGGGCAGCGCGAAGTGATCCATGCCGATGTAGACATAGCCGGCTGCGACCAGGCGTTCGATGGCGCATTGCAACAGCGCCAGCTTCGTCTCCGGGTCCGGCAGTTCCTCCTGCGTGATGCGCTGCTGTGGCTTGAACAGCTGCGGAAGATGCGCATAGCTGTACACCGCGATGCGGTCCGGGCGCGCGCCCACCACGATGTCCAGTGTCCGCGCGAATCCTTCCCGCGTCTGCCGGGGCAGGCCGTAGATCAGGTCGATGTTCACCGAACGCAGGCCATGCTCACGACACGCCGCCATGATGGCCAGCGTCTCGTCGATTCCCTGCAAACGGTTCACCGCCTTCTGCACGACGGGATCGAAGTCCTGCACGCCCAGACTGGCACGATTGAAACCGACCCGTGCGAGTTCGCCGATGTCCGCCGGCGTCACGAAGCGCGGATCCAGTTCGATCGAAAAGTCCATCGTGGCGGCCGCCGCGAAACTGAACTGGCTGCGCAGTTCCGCCACGCAGTCCGCAATCTGCACGGGGGTCAGGAAGTTCGGCGTACCGCCGCCGAAATGCAGCTGCACCACCGGCCTGCCGCTGTCGAACAGCGGCGCCATCCGTGCGATCTCGCGGTACAGGTAGTCCAGGTAAAGCTCGCCGCGCGCCTTGTCGCGCGTGATCACCCGGTTGCAGCCGCAGTAGAAGCACGGACTGGTACAGAACGGCACGTGGACGTACAGCGACAGAGGGCGCGCATGCTCCTGGCGGTTACTCGCCGAGGCGTGCTCGCGCAGTTCCTGCGCCCCGAAGCGGGCGCTGAACTGCGGCGCGGTCGGATAAGAGGTGTAACGCGGCCCCGGCGTGTCGTAGCGCCGCAGCAGGTCCGCATCGAACAGCGGGGAGGGAGAGTCGATGCCCATGGCGTACAGGCTAGGGGTCGTACCTTGCGGCCGCATTGATCGGAATCAATTCGCGCGCGGATCGTCGACCTTGGCCTCGGGGGCGGCATCCGGGATTTCGGGCAGCATCTCCAGCGCGGCAGGCGTGGTGCGCAGCATCGGATGGAAACGGGCCGGATGGAGCAGATCGCGCACCTTGAACAGGCGGCGTCCGCCCGCCACCACCGCGAGCAGGCCCAGCGTGCTGGCGAAGAACACCGGCAACGCCTGCGGACCGAAACGCTGCATCAGCGCGCCAGCGGCGGCAGGCCCGATCGCCGCGCCGATGCCGTTGAGCAACAACAACGCACTGCAGCCGGCCAGCAATTGCTCTGGCGGCAGGCGGTCCAGCAAGTGCGCCACGGCCAGCGGATACAGCGCGAACGCCAGCCCCCCGAACAGGAAGAACAGCGCCTGCGCCTGCCCATCGAAGCGCAGTACGAGCAACGCCGTCGCTGCACCTGCGGCGGCCACCAGCGCCAGCGTGCTGCGCCGGTCGCCACGGTCGGACAGGCGTCCTATCGGCAACTGCAGCGCGGCGCCGCCGATAATCGTAACGGCCATGAACACGCCGATGCCGGCACGATCCAGCCCCAGCGAGGCGGCATACACCGCACCCAAACCCCAGAACGCGCCCAGTGCCAAACCCGCCAGTACGGCGCCTGCCGCGGCACTTGGCGCCGCGCGGCAGATCTCCAGCAGATGGATCTTCGGTGCCACGGTCAGTACCGGTGGCGTGAGTCGCGTCGCGCTGACGGGGAGAATGGCCAGCGCGAACAGGATGGCCACCACGCTGAACAGTACCGGGCTGCACGGGGGCTGCAGGTCGAGCAGCAACTGGCCCGCGGCCAGCGCCAGCAGCGACACCACCATGTACACCCCGAACACACGGCTGCGATGTTCGGGCGCGGCTTGCGCGTTCAACCAGCTTTCGATCACCGTGCACAGCCCGACCAGCGCCATGCCGGTGACCACGCGCAGCGCCATCCAGCCGGCGGGCTCCAGCCACAACGGGTAGACCAGCACCGCGGCGGCGGCGAGCGCGGCATGGAAGGCGAAGGCACGGATATGGCCCACACGCCGGATCAACGGCGGCGCGGTGAACGTTCCCAGGAAGAAGCCGATGAAGTAACCCGACATCACCAGGCCGGTCGTACGTTCGCCCCATCCCTCGGCCTGGCTGCGCATGGCGAGAAGGGTGCCCAACAGTCCGTTGCCGGCCAGCAGCAGGGCGACACTGGCGAGCAGGGCGGTGATCGGAAGCAGGATGCGGAGCACGGGGCGCGGACGGTTCCTCGATGACGACACGCGACATGCTAGCAAGCCGACGCTGAGCGACCGGTTCACGCTCGCCCAGCAACGCAATGCATGCGTGTCGCGAGATGCCTTCAGGTATCCTGCGGCGATAACGACGATGGCTGCATGGCGGAATGTTCCGATGACTGAGCGCAAGATTCCCGGCATCGACGAGTACGAGGGAGCGGCCGGTGGTTGGGGCGCGCTGGCTGCTGTCGCACGTGCGGTGAAGAGCCAGATGGCGGTCGGTCGCGAGACCTCGGCGTTGCGTCGAGTCAACCAGCCCGCTGGCTTCGATTGCCCGGGTTGCGCGTGGCCCGATCCCAAGCACACCTCGTCGTTCGAGTTCTGCGAGAACGGCGCCAAGGCAGTGTCGTGGGAAGCCACGGGCAAGCGCGCGACGCCTGCCTTCTTCGCTGAGCACACATTGTCCGAGCTGTGGGAATGGAGCGACCACGCGCTGGAAGACGAAGGCCGGCTGACGCACCCGATGGCGTACGACGGCGAGACAGACCGCTACGTGCCGATCGGCTGGGAGGACGCGTTCAGCCGCATCGGCGAGGCGCTGCGCGCGCTCCCGCATCCGGACATGGCCGAGTTCTACACCTCCGGCCGCACCTCGAACGAGGCCGCCTTCCTCTACCAGCTGATGGTGCGCGAGTACGGCACCAACAACTTCCCCGACTGCTCCAACATGTGCCACGAGGCGACCAGCGTGGGCCTGCCCGAGTCCATCGGCGTGGGCAAGGGCACGGTCACGCTGGACGATTTCGCCCACTGCGATCTGCTTTTCAGCTTCGGCCACAACCCCGGCACCAACCATCCGCGTATGCTGTCCACGCTGCGCGAGGTATCGAAGCGTGGCGTGCCGATCGTCGCGGTGAATCCCCTGCGCGAACGCGGTCTCGAGCGCTTCACCTCGCCGCAACATCCCGCCGAGATGCTGACCAACACCGCCACACCGATCGCGCAGACGTATTACCAGGTGAAGATCGGCGGCGACATTGCGCTGCTGAAGGGCATGATGAAGTGGCTGCTGGACGCCGATGCGGACGATCTCGCTGCGGGTGGGAAGGGCTTACTCGACCATGCCTTCATCGCCGAACACACCGAAGGTCTGGAGGCGCTGCGCGAGGATCTGGCGAATACGACGTGGGAGCAGATCGTCGAGCATGCCGGCCTGAAGCGCGAGGATATCGCCGCCGCCGCGCAGCTCTACGCAAACGCCGAACGCGTGATCCTGTGCTACGGCATGGGCATGACCCAGCACCGCCGTGGCACGCAGAACGTCCAGCAGATAGCCAACCTGATGCTGCTGCGCGGGAACATCGGCAAGCCCGGTGCCGGCATCGCGCCGATCCGCGGGCACTCCAACGTGCAGGGCGACCGCACGGTCGGCATCACCGAAAAGCCCACGCAGGCACTGGTCGATGCGATCAAGCGGACCTACGGGTTCGAGTTTCCGCTCACCCACGGCCATGATGCGGTGGAAGCCGTGCGCGCGATCCGCGATGGCCGCTCGCGGGCGCTGGTGTGCATGGGCGGCAATCTGGCGGTCGCCATGCCCGACCCGGAAACGACCATCCCCGCGATGCGCACGCTCGACCTGGTCGTGCACATCGCCACCAAGTTGAACCGCTCGCACCTGATCCCCGCCAGGCAGGCCTTCCTGCTGCCGTGCCTGGGCCGCACCGAGCGCGACGTGCAGGCCAGCGGCCCGCAATCGGTGACGGTGGAGGACTCGATGTCGATGGTGCACGCCTCGCAGGGCGGCCTGGCACCGGCCTCCGAGCACCTGCTGTCGGAACCGGCCATCGTCGCCGGCATCGCCAAGGCCACGTTGCCGCACACCAAGGTGGACTGGGACGGACTGGTCGGCGACTACGACCGCATCCGCGACGACATCGAAGCGGTGTTCCCGATCTTCCGCGATTTCAACCGCCGCGTGCGCGAGCCGGGCGGCTTCCGCCTGTACATCGGCGCGTCCGAGCGCGACTGGGGGCCGCGTGGCAAGGCCCGGTTCCTGGTCGCACCCGGACTCGGCGAGGATCCCGTCGGCGGCGGACACGAGCTGCTGACGTTGACCACGGTCCGTTCGCACGATCAGTACAACACCACGATCTACGGCTTCGATGATCGCTACCGTGGCGTCAGCGGCCGGCGCGACGTGGTGTTCCTCAATCGCGACGACATGAAGGCGCGCGGCGTGGCGCATGGCGATCCGATCGAGATCGTGTCGCAGGTGGCAGGCGCGTCGCGCACGGTGTCGGGGTTCATCGCGGTCGAATACGACCTGCCTCGCGGATCGGCGGCGATGTACTACCCGGAAGGCAACCGGCTGGTGCCGCTGGACAGCCACGATCCGCAATCCGGTACGCCGGCCTACAAGTCGATTCCGGTCACGATACGCACGCTGCGCGATCCGCATGCCGATGCCGGCTGATCGCATCGAGGGCCTGGCGCGGCGCGATGTCGTCGACGTCACCGGCGGCGAGTCGACCATGCGCGAAGACCGGTTGGCCGAAGAAGTGCCGCTGGCGATCCACTGCAACGACGAACCGCTGGCGGTGATGATGGTGTCGCCGTGCGACCTGCTGGATTTCGGCCAGGGCTTCGCGATGACCGAGCTCGGCCTCGCGGCGGATGAGCTGGTTGCGGTGGAGACGCAATCGCTGCTGGAAGGCATCCGGCTCGATCTGCGCACGCGCCATTCCGTGGCTACGCGCGGCGCGCAACAACAACGCTGGCTGCCGGGGCGCAGTGGCTGCGGCATCTGCGGTCAGCGTCATCTCGAAGATGTGGTCAGGACGTTGGAGAACGTGCCACGGGGTAGGGGCATCGATCCATCCGCACTGCAGGTCGCGCTGGTCGGGATCAAGCAGCGGCAGCCCCTGAATGCCGCCACCGGCGCCATCCACGCGGCCGCATGGGCGCAGGCCGACGGCACGCTGGTGCTGGTGCGGGAAGACGTCGGTCGCCACAACGCGCTGGACAAGCTGATCGGCGCGATGCAGCAGCGCGGCATCGACGCCGGATCAGGATTCGCCCTGGTCACCAGCCGGGCGAGTTACGAGATGGTGGCGAAGGCGGCAATGGCCGGCATTCCACTGCTGGCGGCGATGTCGGCGCCGACCGCCCTGGCGGTGGATCTCGCGAACGGATGCGGCATGACCCTGGCCGGTTTCGTGCGCACGCGACGCCACGTGGTCTACAGCCATGCGTGGCGCCTGGCGGACGCCTGAGTATCCGGCGGCCGCGCTAGTCGGCGCGGCTTCCCGCCCATGATTGCGCAGCCGGTGCGCTCATCGCGTGTCCGGCGTCCCTGCCGGGCGGCTTCCTTTCAGGCGCCGGTCCTGTCCGCGACCGAGTCGCGCGCCACCAGCTGGTGCGGCACCACATGGTTGACGATCACGCGCGGGGACGGCGCGGTGCGCCGGATCTCGCGCAACAGGATGTCGATGGCAGCGTCGGCCATGGCGGCGACCGGCTGGTGGATGGTGGTCAGTTCAGGCCACACCATCGTCGCCGCCGAGGTGTCGTCGAAACCGACCACGGAGAGATCGCGCGGCACGTCGAGGCCGCGACGATGCGCCACCGACACCACTGCCGAGGCCATGTCGTCGTTGCTGGCGAAGATCGCGCTGGGAGGGCGGCGCAGCGCGAGCAGCTTCTCCGCCGCGTCCAGGCCGGACCGGTAGGTGAAGTAGCCGGGCTGGACGAGCTTGTCGTCGTAGGCGATGCCGGCTTCGGCCAGCGCGTCGCGGTAGCCCTGCCAGCGGTGCGCGCTGGCGGTCTGGTTGGGGTCGCCCTTGATGTAGCCGATGCGTGTGTGACCGCGTGCGATCAGGTACGAGACCATGTCATGGCTCGCGCGATGGTCATCGATGCGCACGCAGGAAATGGTGTCGCTGAAGTGGCCGGACGCGATGGACACGACGGGCACGCCGGCATGCCGGAACTCCGACACGATCGCCTTCGACTCGCAGAGCGGGGGCGGAAGGATGACACCGGCCACGCTGGTGGCCAGTTGCCGTGCCGCTGCGCGGCGTCCGTCGGCGTCCAGGCCATCCCAGGTGGCGATCGCCAGCTGCGCCGCCGCCCGTGCCGATCCACGCAGTGCGCCGACCAGCAGCTCGCGCAGGTAGCTGGAGCTGGGATTGGTGTAGATCAACGCGATGCAGGTGTGCTGCGCCGCCGCGAGCGAACTGGCGGCCAGATTGGGGCGGTAACCCAGTTCGCGCACGCTGCGCATGACGCGCTCGCGGTTGCCATCGCGCACACCGGCATGGCCGTTGACCACGCGGGAGACGGTCATCGGCGACACGCCGGCATGCGCCGCCACCTCGTCGATGGTGACGGCGCCGCCCTTCCTGCGCACTGCTTTGCTGGTCTTCTTCACGCAGTTACTTCCGTTGGATTCAGTGTTGGCGGGTTGGCGAAATCAGGATTACTTGCGCACGGACCGCGAGGGAAGCGGGTTTCCACGCGGCCTTGATGCTTCTTCCGGCGTGGCGGCATGCGGCCATGTGCGCTTTGTTGCGCTGCATGGTGACAAGCACGAACACGCGTGATTAGTCTGCGCTCCAACGCGATGGTAGCGCTACCACTCGATCACCATCCAACGGGATCAGCGGTTGCCTGTCCATCGCGCGAACGTCGTCTTACCACGCTTGAATCCGGAATGCGGAGCAGGGGCCTTCGGGGGCCCACCTTCGCCCTCCGGCCTGGAAGACGGGCACTGCCCGTGGGCGCCCCCGGGAGGGGCGGTACATCACATAGACCGTAGCGAGAGGGGAGATCCATGAACGCGTGCAGTTTCCGTACCACTCCAGACCTGAGGGCACGTCAATGAGCCGTAAGCTGGCGAAATTCAAATCGAGGGCCATGTTCACCTTCGTCGGGGGCGTGCTGGTCATCAACCCTGCTTTCGGACAGGACGCGCCCGCACCGGCGCCGGCCGCGCAGGAACAGACGCAGTCCCAGCAAGCCACCGATCTGGACACGGTCGTGGTGACCGGCATCCGCAACAGCCTCAGCCAGGCAATGGACATCAAGCGGGACTCGGCCGGCGTGGTCGATGCGATCAGTGCCGAGGACATCGGCAAGTTCCCCGACACCAACCTGGCCGAGTCGTTGCAGCGCATCACCGGCATCTCGATCGAGCGCCGCGATGGTGAAGGCGCGCAGGTCACCGCGCGCGGCTTCGGTCCGCAGTTCAACATGGTCACCCTCAACGGCCGCCAGATGCCGGGTGCGGATGCGTTCGGTGCTTCCGGCCAGGTCGCCATCGGCGGCGTGGACGGCGGTACCCGCGCGTTCAACTTCGCCCAGCTCGCCGCCGAAGCCATCAACGGCATCGAGGTCTACAAGACCAGCCAGTCCCAAGTGCCCAGCGGCGGCATCGGCGCCACCATCAACATCCTGACCGCGCGCCCGTTCAACTACGACGGCTTCGT is a genomic window containing:
- a CDS encoding LacI family DNA-binding transcriptional regulator, translating into MKKTSKAVRRKGGAVTIDEVAAHAGVSPMTVSRVVNGHAGVRDGNRERVMRSVRELGYRPNLAASSLAAAQHTCIALIYTNPSSSYLRELLVGALRGSARAAAQLAIATWDGLDADGRRAAARQLATSVAGVILPPPLCESKAIVSEFRHAGVPVVSIASGHFSDTISCVRIDDHRASHDMVSYLIARGHTRIGYIKGDPNQTASAHRWQGYRDALAEAGIAYDDKLVQPGYFTYRSGLDAAEKLLALRRPPSAIFASNDDMASAVVSVAHRRGLDVPRDLSVVGFDDTSAATMVWPELTTIHQPVAAMADAAIDILLREIRRTAPSPRVIVNHVVPHQLVARDSVADRTGA